In Candidatus Cohnella colombiensis, one DNA window encodes the following:
- a CDS encoding chemotaxis protein CheA — MSDYSTNESILEMFLFESSTLIEQLELTILECEKTNCYSMETVDEIFRTTHTIKGSSAMMEYNNIAMLTHAVEDLFSYIRAQKLQLTDYKPLSELLLDSIDFIQVELQKIKNGDDADGEALSLVENVKVYLGELKQMEESPVVNADLYSFSDEQHYYQATLFFEEGCEMENVRGFLIVKNLKETVEEVQHVPENLTEDATAIDTIRSQGLQLFITTSKSREEIFQLLDGSSYISKLELNELRSDPALEQSDANLSLQSEWSSLMDNRSEKEINNTQKQSKYISVNVEKLDELMNLVGELVVAESMVTQNPDLLGLELEQFQKASRQLRKITNEMQDMVMSIRMVPLTNTFQKMQRVVRDMSKKLNKDVMLELIGQHTEVDKNIIEQISDPIMHIVRNAIDHGIESTQERELAGKQKMGTLTLEAKNVGGEVFIIVRDDGRGLNKEKIVRKAKENNLLFKSESEMTDREIYSLIVLPGFSTKEQITEFSGRGVGMDVVTKNIEAVGGVVTVDSVPSEGTTITMKIPLTLAIMEGMNLRVGLSRYTLPITAIKESFRPTKDEVICDPDGNEMIMVRGKCYSVIRLNERFNVKTEISEIEDGIVIMVEQDDRQVCLFADELLGQQQVVVKALPTLMKNIKKIEGVSGCTLLGDGSISLILDVVSLITSKK, encoded by the coding sequence GTGTCCGATTATTCAACTAATGAATCCATTTTGGAGATGTTTCTTTTTGAATCTTCCACGCTAATCGAACAACTTGAACTGACAATCCTAGAATGTGAGAAAACAAATTGTTATTCCATGGAAACTGTCGATGAAATTTTCAGAACCACGCACACGATCAAAGGTTCTTCAGCAATGATGGAATACAACAACATCGCAATGCTAACGCATGCTGTGGAAGATTTGTTCTCTTATATTCGTGCCCAAAAACTTCAACTAACCGATTACAAGCCCCTTTCCGAACTGCTATTGGACAGTATCGATTTTATTCAGGTTGAGCTACAGAAAATCAAAAATGGTGATGATGCCGATGGGGAAGCATTATCGCTTGTCGAAAATGTAAAAGTGTATCTTGGCGAGCTTAAGCAGATGGAAGAGTCCCCTGTCGTTAACGCAGACTTATATTCATTCTCGGACGAACAGCATTATTATCAGGCAACCTTGTTCTTTGAAGAAGGCTGTGAGATGGAAAATGTCCGCGGGTTCCTTATTGTGAAAAATTTGAAGGAAACGGTGGAAGAGGTCCAGCATGTTCCTGAGAATTTAACTGAAGATGCTACTGCAATCGATACGATACGAAGTCAAGGCTTGCAGCTGTTTATTACAACTTCTAAGTCGCGAGAAGAGATATTCCAGCTTCTAGATGGTTCAAGCTATATAAGCAAGCTGGAACTCAATGAACTGCGTAGTGATCCTGCATTAGAGCAGAGTGATGCAAATCTATCATTGCAAAGCGAATGGTCATCATTGATGGACAATCGCAGTGAGAAAGAGATCAATAACACTCAAAAGCAATCCAAATATATTAGTGTAAATGTTGAAAAATTGGACGAGCTGATGAACCTAGTAGGAGAATTGGTTGTTGCGGAGTCTATGGTCACACAAAACCCAGATTTGCTTGGATTAGAGCTTGAGCAGTTCCAGAAGGCTTCACGACAATTAAGGAAAATTACAAATGAAATGCAAGATATGGTCATGTCCATTAGGATGGTTCCACTCACCAATACTTTTCAAAAGATGCAACGCGTTGTCCGCGATATGAGCAAAAAATTGAATAAAGATGTCATGCTAGAGTTAATCGGGCAACATACCGAGGTAGATAAAAATATTATTGAGCAAATTTCCGATCCGATCATGCACATCGTGCGAAATGCAATTGATCACGGCATCGAATCTACACAAGAGCGAGAATTGGCAGGTAAGCAGAAGATGGGTACGCTGACACTAGAAGCCAAAAATGTAGGTGGTGAAGTGTTCATTATCGTACGAGATGATGGTCGAGGGTTGAACAAAGAGAAAATTGTAAGAAAAGCCAAGGAGAACAATCTTCTATTTAAAAGCGAAAGTGAGATGACGGATAGGGAAATCTATAGCCTTATTGTTCTTCCGGGGTTTTCCACTAAAGAGCAAATTACAGAGTTTAGTGGGAGGGGGGTCGGAATGGATGTCGTTACGAAAAATATTGAAGCCGTCGGCGGGGTAGTAACTGTGGATAGTGTTCCAAGCGAAGGAACGACAATTACGATGAAGATCCCGCTAACGCTAGCCATTATGGAAGGTATGAATTTAAGGGTAGGTTTATCCAGATACACTTTGCCTATAACCGCAATCAAGGAATCATTCCGGCCGACGAAAGATGAGGTGATTTGCGATCCTGATGGCAATGAAATGATTATGGTGCGTGGAAAATGTTATTCAGTCATACGCCTAAATGAACGGTTTAATGTCAAAACCGAAATCAGTGAAATAGAAGACGGTATCGTCATTATGGTTGAGCAGGATGATAGACAAGTTTGTCTATTCGCGGATGAGCTGTTAGGTCAACAGCAGGTAGTTGTTAAAGCGTTGCCGACATTGATGAAGAACATTAAGAAAATTGAAGGTGTGTCTGGTTGTACACTTTTGGGCGATGGTAGCATCAGTTTGATTCTTGATGTTGTAAGTCTGATTACGAGCAAAAAATGA
- a CDS encoding chemotaxis protein CheW, which translates to MSQYLVSDEAEAEDTQKGKYLTFQLEQVFYGIEIKNVTEIIGIQNITEVPEMPDFIRGIINLRGNIIPVMDVRLRFKKDFREYNDRTCIIVIDIMDISIGLIVDSVSEVLTIPEEGINPPPEVHNISSRYIKAIGKVDQNVKLILDCEKLLNDVEVEDLSAVMMSN; encoded by the coding sequence ATGTCGCAATATTTGGTGTCGGACGAGGCTGAAGCTGAAGATACTCAGAAAGGGAAATATCTCACTTTTCAACTGGAACAAGTGTTTTATGGAATTGAGATTAAGAATGTAACGGAAATTATCGGCATTCAGAATATAACTGAAGTGCCCGAAATGCCAGATTTTATTCGCGGAATTATTAATTTGCGAGGGAATATTATTCCCGTTATGGATGTCCGGTTACGTTTCAAAAAGGACTTTCGAGAATATAACGACAGGACATGCATTATTGTTATCGACATTATGGACATTTCGATAGGGCTCATCGTAGACAGTGTTTCTGAAGTGCTAACTATTCCTGAGGAGGGAATTAATCCACCTCCGGAAGTGCACAACATAAGCAGCAGGTACATCAAAGCGATCGGAAAGGTTGATCAGAATGTCAAGCTCATACTAGATTGCGAGAAACTGCTAAATGATGTGGAAGTTGAGGATTTAAGTGCTGTGATGATGAGTAATTAA
- a CDS encoding methyl-accepting chemotaxis protein, whose product MLGISIPNNVLIALDGILENMINMETGQRGFALTGNEDSLDPYHNGKLSVDQYFSEVLELTSDNPQQQGRLAELNTIYHEWMKVAENSISLKRNVMQSQGSMDAIVADERAANGKSAFDRFRTKIAEISSAEKQLLEQRSKDTQALQSATELMIVVGTVIAAILSLLIAFIITRMITRPILGIKQVAEQVADGNLDVSIQVTSKDEIGVLAAAFKKMVERTNAVMLNIQSSSEQVASGSRQVSSSSMLLSQGATEQASSVEQLTASLEEISSQTKHNADNANQANVLVETAKKNAEQGNAQMKDMLHAMDGINKASENISKIIKVIDEIAFQTNILALNAAVEAARAGQHGKGFAVVAEEVRNLAARSANAAKETTEMIEGSIKQVGDGTRIANETATALQMIVEDVAKVVNLVNNIAIASSEQASGVNQINLGLMQVSQVIQANTATSEESAAASEELSSQANLLMEQVKQFKLGRNSMSSGTYRGIDELSPEVLRMLEAIGEKRSVKQAPPQEEAIVGKRILLSDDEFGKY is encoded by the coding sequence ATGCTTGGGATAAGCATACCTAATAATGTGCTTATCGCATTAGATGGAATTTTGGAAAACATGATCAATATGGAGACCGGTCAGCGGGGATTTGCTCTAACAGGTAACGAGGATTCTCTAGATCCATATCATAATGGCAAACTGAGTGTTGACCAATATTTTAGTGAAGTGTTGGAACTGACTTCCGATAATCCGCAACAGCAAGGGCGACTTGCGGAACTTAACACGATCTATCACGAATGGATGAAAGTTGCAGAGAATAGTATTAGTCTGAAACGAAATGTTATGCAGAGTCAAGGTTCGATGGATGCTATTGTCGCCGATGAACGAGCTGCTAACGGGAAGAGCGCGTTTGATAGATTTAGAACAAAGATTGCAGAAATTTCAAGCGCCGAAAAGCAATTGTTAGAACAAAGAAGTAAAGATACACAGGCTCTGCAATCTGCGACAGAATTAATGATCGTGGTCGGGACTGTGATAGCTGCAATTCTATCGTTGTTGATTGCATTTATTATTACTAGAATGATTACACGCCCGATTTTGGGAATCAAACAAGTCGCTGAGCAGGTTGCTGACGGCAATTTGGATGTGTCCATTCAAGTTACTTCCAAAGATGAAATTGGAGTGTTAGCAGCTGCTTTTAAGAAAATGGTTGAAAGAACGAATGCGGTAATGTTGAATATTCAATCATCATCAGAACAAGTAGCCTCAGGTTCGAGGCAGGTGTCCTCCTCAAGCATGCTATTATCTCAAGGTGCAACTGAGCAAGCTAGCTCCGTCGAACAGCTTACAGCATCATTGGAGGAAATATCATCGCAAACGAAGCATAATGCTGATAACGCCAATCAAGCGAATGTATTGGTAGAAACTGCAAAGAAAAATGCAGAGCAAGGAAATGCGCAAATGAAGGATATGTTACATGCGATGGATGGCATTAATAAAGCATCGGAGAACATTTCCAAGATCATAAAGGTTATCGATGAAATTGCTTTCCAAACGAATATTCTTGCACTTAATGCGGCTGTTGAGGCAGCAAGGGCTGGACAACATGGGAAGGGGTTCGCTGTTGTTGCTGAAGAAGTTCGGAATCTAGCGGCAAGATCGGCTAACGCAGCTAAGGAAACTACAGAAATGATTGAAGGATCAATCAAACAAGTAGGGGATGGAACGAGAATTGCGAATGAAACAGCGACTGCTCTTCAGATGATTGTGGAGGATGTTGCGAAGGTTGTAAATCTAGTAAATAATATTGCCATTGCTTCAAGTGAGCAAGCTTCTGGCGTAAATCAAATTAATTTAGGCTTAATGCAAGTATCGCAGGTGATTCAAGCCAATACGGCAACCTCAGAAGAAAGTGCGGCAGCCAGTGAAGAGTTGTCTAGTCAAGCAAACCTACTGATGGAGCAGGTGAAACAATTCAAGCTTGGAAGGAATTCGATGTCTTCCGGGACTTATCGGGGAATTGATGAGCTGTCTCCTGAAGTGCTCAGAATGCTGGAAGCTATTGGGGAGAAGAGAAGCGTAAAGCAAGCACCTCCCCAAGAAGAAGCGATAGTTGGAAAGAGAATTCTACTAAGTGATGATGAGTTCGGCAAATACTAA